The proteins below are encoded in one region of Candidatus Bathyarchaeum sp.:
- a CDS encoding molybdopterin-dependent oxidoreductase, giving the protein MNKGTKTAAIVFVLLVAVAVPLYFFVRPADVEEGFLQINGDVTNPLNLTVSELEAMPSSNMDATLDSSTHIEDEGTFTFTGVPVWTLLQEAGISDDATSVYIQAIDSYGTSLTVEEIQQNNQIMIVYKQDGEYLESYEEGGTGPLRLVIGSEEYAQLWVKNVVLLEVS; this is encoded by the coding sequence ATGAACAAAGGAACTAAGACTGCTGCAATCGTTTTTGTTTTACTTGTTGCGGTTGCAGTTCCCCTGTATTTTTTTGTTCGCCCTGCTGATGTGGAAGAAGGTTTTCTACAGATTAATGGTGACGTAACTAATCCTTTGAATCTTACTGTCAGTGAGCTCGAAGCCATGCCTTCTTCAAATATGGATGCTACTTTGGATTCAAGCACTCACATCGAAGATGAAGGTACATTCACCTTTACTGGTGTTCCCGTTTGGACTCTGCTCCAAGAAGCTGGCATTTCTGACGACGCTACTTCAGTTTACATTCAAGCAATCGACAGCTACGGGACTTCTTTGACCGTTGAAGAAATACAACAAAACAACCAAATCATGATAGTTTACAAACAAGACGGCGAATACTTAGAATCCTACGAGGAGGGTGGAACAGGTCCCCTTCGACTTGTAATCGGTAGCGAGGAATACGCGCAATTATGGGTAAAAAATGTGGTGTTGCTTGAAGTCAGCTAG
- a CDS encoding ATP-binding cassette domain-containing protein, translated as MTAIQIQNVTYTYPTAKKPVIQDLNLEINSGEFVGIIGGTGTGKTTLFRLMNGLVPHYFGGNLEGQITINGLNTKNHQIGELSAFVGMVFQEADPQLFFQTVEDNVAFGPENLCVPPSKIVDRVDEVLNKAGINQLRYKSPTNLSEGQKQLVALASVLAMKPKILLLDEPTSNLDSDGTERIISFVRQLNKEGITVLLASHNIDVLAECADRIIVINNGKIQADGNPSHVFSNRELFQSLGISLPQVTQLAQKLADDGYDIGKEVPVTVSEAFDLIVRRLCD; from the coding sequence TTGACAGCAATCCAGATACAAAACGTTACGTACACTTATCCAACGGCAAAAAAGCCAGTAATCCAAGATTTAAACCTAGAAATCAACTCCGGAGAATTTGTGGGCATCATCGGAGGCACCGGAACTGGCAAAACCACCCTTTTTCGTTTAATGAACGGGCTTGTTCCTCACTATTTTGGTGGCAACCTAGAAGGACAAATAACAATTAACGGATTGAACACCAAAAATCATCAAATTGGTGAGCTTTCTGCTTTTGTTGGTATGGTTTTTCAAGAAGCTGACCCCCAACTGTTTTTTCAAACCGTCGAAGACAATGTTGCCTTCGGACCCGAAAACTTGTGTGTTCCACCTTCAAAAATTGTTGATCGGGTAGATGAGGTTTTAAACAAAGCAGGAATAAACCAACTGCGATACAAATCCCCAACCAACCTCTCTGAAGGACAAAAACAATTGGTTGCTCTTGCTTCAGTTCTTGCAATGAAACCAAAAATCCTTCTGTTAGACGAGCCCACCTCTAACCTTGACTCAGATGGCACGGAACGAATAATCAGTTTTGTTCGGCAACTTAACAAAGAAGGTATCACTGTTCTTTTAGCTAGCCACAACATCGACGTTTTGGCAGAATGTGCAGACCGAATAATTGTAATAAACAACGGCAAAATACAAGCAGACGGTAATCCTTCACACGTTTTTTCAAATCGTGAGTTGTTTCAAAGTTTAGGCATAAGTTTACCCCAAGTAACCCAGCTAGCCCAGAAACTGGCTGATGATGGTTATGATATAGGAAAAGAAGTTCCTGTTACTGTTTCTGAAGCTTTTGATTTGATTGTGAGGCGATTGTGTGACTAG
- a CDS encoding energy-coupling factor ABC transporter ATP-binding protein — translation MTSFLQAENVSYVYSDGTVALQNVSASFDCGESVAVIGRNGSGKTTLAKVLAGMFRPTSGRVLVEETNYVGYTVAELGRKIGYVFQNFDYQLFSDTVENEVSFGLRNMGLPETEIQSRVSETLQSLSIEQYRNTHPRRLSSGERQAVAIASILAMQPNAVILDEPTTGQDQARTTEITNFIQRLTREGKLVIVVSHNIGHVATCCQRIVVVHDGKIVADGPTSEILANKQLLQQIHVKPTPMMQLSELLQQHGCPTTAFSIQDMAGFIKTQTRRNQT, via the coding sequence GTGACTAGTTTTTTGCAAGCAGAAAATGTCAGTTACGTTTACAGTGACGGAACAGTTGCCTTACAGAATGTTTCTGCCTCTTTTGATTGTGGGGAATCCGTTGCCGTAATTGGCAGAAACGGTTCAGGAAAAACTACCCTTGCAAAAGTGTTAGCAGGAATGTTTCGACCAACCAGTGGTCGCGTTTTGGTTGAAGAAACCAATTATGTTGGTTACACAGTTGCAGAGCTTGGAAGAAAAATTGGGTATGTTTTTCAGAATTTTGATTACCAGCTGTTCAGTGACACCGTAGAAAACGAAGTCAGTTTTGGTTTACGTAACATGGGCTTGCCCGAAACTGAAATCCAGTCACGGGTTTCTGAAACTTTACAAAGCCTTAGCATAGAACAATACCGCAACACTCATCCCCGTCGGCTAAGCTCTGGAGAACGCCAAGCAGTAGCCATTGCTTCCATTTTAGCAATGCAACCCAACGCGGTAATCTTGGATGAACCCACAACCGGACAAGACCAAGCCCGAACAACAGAAATCACAAATTTTATTCAAAGATTAACCCGTGAAGGCAAACTCGTAATCGTTGTAAGCCACAACATCGGGCACGTCGCTACTTGTTGCCAAAGAATCGTCGTTGTTCATGACGGAAAAATAGTTGCGGATGGACCAACCTCTGAAATTTTAGCAAACAAACAACTCCTTCAACAAATTCACGTCAAACCAACCCCCATGATGCAGCTTTCAGAACTGCTACAACAACATGGATGCCCAACAACGGCTTTTTCTATACAAGACATGGCAGGCTTCATCAAAACCCAAACAAGGAGGAACCAAACTTGA
- a CDS encoding energy-coupling factor transporter transmembrane protein EcfT, whose amino-acid sequence MTSSTLGGLHQLDPLPKFLIILCLSTLVIAFPNLILLLLVFSLCIAMAAVSGISTGQLWSYIKPFLYIVVVLVVVQAVFYPFSAKYVLLRIPANSPVFGNYPLLSLDGIIYGITLGLRFVSLMLASTIFSLTTKPRDFLVAMRRIHVPFTLTFMVNIALRFIPDIRDKAKDVMLAQTARGLELEKGNIITKIRAFLPTLLPLLINYLLMARSSAVALETRAFRYKKQRTYMHTRKLTKTDYLLIVSTLLLSLLCGLFFWQYGSVLTVI is encoded by the coding sequence TTGACTTCCTCTACTTTGGGCGGGTTGCATCAACTAGACCCGTTACCCAAGTTTCTGATAATCCTGTGCCTTTCAACCCTTGTAATCGCTTTTCCAAATCTGATTTTGCTTTTGTTAGTATTCTCATTATGTATAGCGATGGCAGCTGTTTCAGGAATTTCTACGGGGCAATTGTGGAGCTACATTAAACCCTTCTTGTACATCGTTGTGGTGCTTGTTGTTGTTCAAGCAGTTTTCTACCCATTTTCTGCAAAATATGTTCTACTCAGAATTCCTGCCAACTCCCCTGTTTTTGGAAACTACCCCTTACTGAGTCTAGACGGCATAATCTATGGAATAACTTTGGGGCTGCGGTTTGTTTCGTTGATGCTGGCTTCAACCATTTTTAGTTTAACAACCAAACCCCGCGACTTTCTGGTTGCAATGCGCAGGATTCATGTGCCTTTCACTTTAACTTTCATGGTTAACATTGCGTTGCGGTTTATTCCGGATATTCGGGACAAAGCAAAAGACGTCATGCTCGCCCAAACTGCACGAGGATTAGAACTAGAAAAAGGCAACATAATAACCAAGATTCGAGCGTTTTTGCCCACGCTTCTTCCTTTATTGATTAATTATTTGTTGATGGCCCGAAGTTCAGCAGTTGCCCTTGAAACCCGTGCCTTCAGATACAAAAAACAGCGAACCTACATGCACACAAGAAAACTTACAAAAACTGATTATCTGCTTATAGTGTCAACTTTGTTGTTGTCACTTTTGTGCGGACTATTTTTTTGGCAGTATGGTTCAGTTTTGACAGTAATCTAG
- the mobB gene encoding molybdopterin-guanine dinucleotide biosynthesis protein B — protein MPKFVAVVGGKHSGKTTIIQQLITELKKRGYKTGTIKHMPRIQTLDSPAPAHDTWKHSQAGAEIIVAVPQNETVVFVKKKQKLNDIAGFLNGMDYVLLEGFSNEKIFPKIIAAKTVEEVKEYSDGLAIAVSGLIAESEEETNKATLLQIPLIKSISETKKLADIVEQKAFCILPDLIHCGECGFESCYELAKAMVADDPKAKNCPLLTGKSVFLEVNGTRVPIKDFPREIITNIVTSMAQSLNGVDDVRSLVLKIENK, from the coding sequence ATGCCAAAATTTGTGGCCGTTGTCGGAGGAAAACATTCAGGAAAAACAACCATCATTCAGCAACTAATTACAGAACTAAAAAAACGAGGCTACAAAACAGGAACCATCAAACACATGCCCCGAATACAAACATTAGATTCTCCAGCTCCAGCCCATGACACATGGAAACACAGCCAAGCAGGCGCCGAAATTATAGTGGCGGTTCCCCAAAACGAAACAGTAGTTTTTGTGAAAAAGAAACAAAAACTAAACGACATCGCGGGGTTTCTTAATGGAATGGATTATGTGCTTTTGGAAGGTTTTAGCAACGAAAAAATTTTTCCAAAGATAATCGCCGCAAAAACAGTGGAAGAAGTAAAAGAATATTCTGACGGATTGGCCATAGCAGTTTCTGGGCTTATCGCAGAATCAGAAGAAGAAACAAACAAAGCAACTTTGTTACAGATTCCTCTCATCAAAAGCATATCAGAAACAAAAAAACTTGCAGATATTGTTGAGCAAAAAGCCTTCTGTATTCTTCCCGATTTGATTCACTGTGGAGAGTGCGGATTTGAGTCATGCTACGAGCTTGCAAAAGCCATGGTCGCAGACGACCCAAAGGCAAAAAACTGTCCGTTGTTAACTGGAAAATCAGTATTTTTGGAAGTAAACGGCACCAGAGTCCCAATCAAAGATTTTCCACGGGAAATTATCACAAACATTGTTACCAGCATGGCACAGTCCCTTAATGGCGTGGACGATGTTCGCAGTTTAGTGCTCAAGATAGAAAACAAGTAA
- the mobB gene encoding molybdopterin-guanine dinucleotide biosynthesis protein B, whose amino-acid sequence MTYIVAVVGSHGSGKTTAIEYLISCLTNQGNTVGTIKHIHHEDFTIDTPGTNTWRHMQAGSKVTVAVAPKEIVVIKKTASELRSLDKILDLLANESLDYIFVEGFHRLISERKDIPKIVTAKSLDDLNETLERTSSHVFAVSGLIAQNSNKVAGVDLPVIQLPDDCDKLLGMLKDFFGKRSKKP is encoded by the coding sequence ATGACATATATTGTAGCTGTTGTTGGTTCCCACGGTTCAGGAAAGACCACTGCCATAGAATATCTCATTTCTTGTCTAACTAATCAGGGCAACACCGTTGGCACTATAAAACATATCCACCATGAAGATTTCACCATCGACACTCCTGGAACCAACACTTGGCGTCACATGCAGGCTGGTTCTAAAGTTACTGTTGCTGTCGCTCCCAAAGAAATTGTTGTGATAAAAAAGACCGCGTCCGAACTCCGTAGTTTGGATAAAATTCTGGATTTGTTGGCAAACGAAAGCTTGGATTACATTTTTGTGGAAGGTTTTCATCGCCTTATTTCTGAACGCAAAGACATCCCAAAAATTGTTACTGCAAAGAGTCTTGATGACCTGAACGAGACTTTGGAGCGTACTTCTTCTCATGTTTTTGCTGTTTCGGGTTTGATTGCTCAAAATTCCAATAAAGTGGCTGGGGTGGATTTGCCGGTCATTCAGTTGCCTGATGATTGTGATAAGCTTCTGGGAATGCTTAAGGACTTTTTTGGAAAACGATCTAAGAAGCCGTAA
- a CDS encoding hydrogenase iron-sulfur subunit, translated as MTNEPTRTAGIEIADDFCSRCGVCVAVCPFEAISKDEEQNKIILDVEKCRVCGLCVSACPMSAIDLVYYNVESLTKKVQDEMKQKGAKTLILSCRGSNPVTIDIKENFKDENVENFVSLRLPCVGRVPPEFYMNNLAAGTEKILVLQCEEDFCRFKKGSKVGLNRFELLKETVDVLGYNPDNLIVKKNSLKAVYDTEKCVGCGKCVFICPYDAIVWKDVSTPEIQEDKCMGCGACALVCPHQAIELRGYEFEPVSDIIKNCSNKAKTAKANGKPAILLFVCQWSEFSALDDVQKGCLTDNITIIELPCAKGFDPVLVLEALSAGFDGVMAVICPEELCKLEEGTYLGERNFSALKVVLKDYNLDDRFESFRVSPKYVGEFKQKLEEFTKKISSIPDSEEKSA; from the coding sequence ATGACGAATGAACCAACTCGAACCGCTGGAATAGAAATCGCAGATGACTTTTGTAGCCGCTGCGGAGTTTGTGTTGCAGTTTGTCCTTTTGAAGCAATTTCAAAAGACGAAGAGCAAAACAAGATTATTTTGGATGTAGAAAAATGTCGGGTTTGTGGCCTGTGCGTAAGCGCCTGTCCGATGTCAGCAATAGACCTTGTCTATTATAACGTTGAATCGTTGACAAAAAAAGTTCAAGACGAAATGAAACAAAAAGGAGCAAAAACTCTTATTTTGTCTTGCCGAGGCAGCAACCCCGTAACCATAGACATAAAAGAGAACTTTAAAGACGAAAACGTAGAAAACTTTGTTTCTCTTCGACTGCCCTGTGTGGGTCGTGTTCCCCCAGAATTTTACATGAACAACTTGGCAGCTGGGACAGAAAAAATTCTAGTTCTACAGTGTGAAGAAGACTTTTGCCGATTCAAGAAAGGTAGCAAAGTTGGACTCAACAGATTTGAGCTACTCAAAGAGACTGTTGATGTTCTTGGTTACAACCCAGACAACCTGATTGTTAAGAAAAACTCTTTGAAAGCAGTCTACGACACCGAAAAATGTGTGGGCTGTGGCAAATGTGTTTTCATCTGTCCTTATGATGCAATCGTCTGGAAAGACGTCAGCACCCCTGAAATTCAAGAAGACAAATGTATGGGCTGTGGAGCATGTGCCCTTGTCTGTCCTCACCAAGCTATCGAGCTAAGGGGTTATGAGTTTGAGCCAGTTTCTGATATAATCAAAAACTGCAGCAACAAGGCTAAAACCGCTAAAGCCAATGGTAAACCTGCAATTTTGTTGTTTGTTTGCCAGTGGTCTGAGTTCTCTGCCTTGGATGATGTTCAGAAAGGATGCCTTACAGACAACATCACCATAATCGAGCTTCCATGTGCCAAAGGCTTTGATCCCGTGTTGGTCTTAGAGGCTTTGAGTGCAGGCTTTGATGGTGTTATGGCTGTTATCTGTCCAGAAGAGCTCTGTAAACTTGAAGAAGGAACATATCTCGGAGAACGTAACTTCTCTGCTTTGAAGGTAGTTCTGAAGGATTACAACTTGGATGACCGTTTTGAGTCCTTCCGGGTTAGTCCAAAATATGTTGGAGAATTCAAACAGAAACTGGAAGAGTTTACCAAAAAAATCTCTTCCATTCCTGACTCGGAGGAAAAATCCGCATAA